From Tistrella bauzanensis, a single genomic window includes:
- a CDS encoding NADP-dependent oxidoreductase, with amino-acid sequence MSNRQIILAARPDGMARLSDFNVVDTDIPSPKDGEVLFRNRLFSVDPYQRNLMGNGSSEWPAINIGDPMGGPTVGVVEQSRHPDFAVGDPVQSWSGWQRYALSDGSDIRKLDPDAAPLSTALGPLGLTGFTAWYGMTKLHAFKPGGTLVVTGAAGAVGSTAAQLGKLRGLRVVGVAGGPAKVARLTDELGLDAAIDYKAADVEDQVRRALPDGIDAFFENVGGPIFPVLMEYFNTDAKMTLCGTIADYSETELPTGTNYLPRLITLIHYRFVSIKAFAIPYVLDSFPEFLAEMAPLVRDGRIRYGEEFIDGFDALPAALITLFDGTHSGRKLIVRDS; translated from the coding sequence ATGTCGAACCGACAGATCATCCTGGCGGCCCGCCCAGATGGCATGGCCCGGTTGAGCGATTTCAACGTCGTGGACACGGACATACCCTCGCCCAAAGACGGCGAGGTTCTGTTTCGCAACCGGCTGTTCTCGGTTGATCCCTATCAGCGCAACCTGATGGGCAACGGCTCGTCCGAATGGCCGGCCATCAACATCGGCGATCCGATGGGGGGGCCGACGGTTGGCGTGGTCGAACAGAGCAGACACCCGGATTTCGCGGTCGGCGATCCTGTTCAGTCCTGGTCCGGCTGGCAGCGATATGCGCTGTCCGACGGCTCGGACATCCGCAAGCTCGATCCCGACGCAGCACCGCTGTCGACCGCGCTGGGCCCGCTCGGCCTGACCGGGTTCACCGCCTGGTACGGGATGACAAAGCTTCACGCATTCAAGCCCGGCGGCACGCTGGTGGTCACCGGCGCGGCCGGCGCGGTCGGCTCCACCGCGGCTCAGTTGGGGAAACTGCGCGGGCTTCGCGTGGTGGGTGTTGCCGGTGGACCCGCCAAGGTCGCCCGGCTCACGGACGAACTCGGCCTGGATGCGGCCATCGACTACAAGGCCGCGGACGTCGAGGATCAGGTCAGGCGCGCCCTGCCGGATGGCATCGATGCGTTCTTCGAGAATGTCGGCGGGCCGATCTTCCCGGTGCTGATGGAATATTTCAACACCGACGCGAAGATGACCCTCTGCGGCACGATCGCCGACTATAGCGAGACCGAGCTGCCGACCGGCACGAATTATCTGCCGAGGCTGATCACCCTGATCCACTACAGGTTCGTCAGCATCAAGGCGTTCGCGATTCCCTATGTCCTGGACAGCTTCCCGGAATTCCTGGCCGAGATGGCGCCCTTGGTCCGTGACGGCAGGATCCGATATGGCGAAGAGTTCATCGACGGGTTCGATGCCCTGCCCGCGGCATTGATCACCCTGTTCGACGGCACGCATAGCGGCAGGAAGCTGATCGTCAGGGACAGCTGA